A genomic stretch from Oreochromis niloticus isolate F11D_XX linkage group LG11, O_niloticus_UMD_NMBU, whole genome shotgun sequence includes:
- the znf574 gene encoding zinc finger protein 574 isoform X1 — MSELAMENSSVYMCFPCYQEFNTLEEVLKHQLTCTAGDEQPDTSGTNAVTVPVLQTQQHIINISKTDALPQIEVQAEEPSVQAVESAPPEDEVSTSSDQPRILYQCGDCDELFKSLVLWQQHRKEGACQQSDMSENKSKPDSETMPETSSVQSATLPLYSVAEPSFSQHETNKNINSDAVEKALHELEQQEGTETTSSQSSDPPISEVVSVSNPDESSPKRRGANKKPKPEPVLLCVDCGSCFGLVSELVAHRKTQHGFEEALHRCSVCGESFLNTTLFLYHRKQHRQKGEEKVVEVTEMTSEVFTQSNGADQRDHGAPPASASVDTTFTQPELFVCTLCLQSFSDEGGLVAHRKQKHNLNEPLHTCAHCDLSFMNTTQYLYHWRQHRFMPVTEVADGAEAGGETATTKPQDSPQSTKRLLSSPGSAGESGSPLPKRSRPSFRILSANALKGNKSSDIKEELEANTGADSDNTNHPPPAKLLQDWARTPLPHVCPYCGKTFTRRVFLRTHVYSHTGEKLFTCKVCTKSFTNSQSLLRHSMSHTGNKPFSCDVCGKNFSQAATLKRHQRIHTSTLPRRKRGRKPVCSLDNEGAAHLFPCPNCPSRFNTEDQLNHHKLLHTSHPFPCAECGEAFKRRKDLDLHSLIHQDKQPATCPHCSSQFINQSVLEIHLQRCPTTEEEKNTGRGRGQGRGRCTGQIECDLCGHRCMTQEGLDLHRLSHTGQTPLKCPVRPCRRRFISNSALEEHVLAHFQGTLSKSKNRPRFRCQICHKEFAYNSTFNVHMRTHTDERPFECATCGKRFRQLPHLQDHERIHSGVRPFCCWICGKSFSVAARLTEHARTHSGEKPYPCPHCPAAFRSRSNLDKHIRLHGDLPPETAEQVVNAAEAAQVQKVLEGAKALSSLATVEEVESGSVQTIYVLQGAEGTTETVMIPSDQLSSLEGASQVVILPSSVLGTQAITVPTITMDGSEITMVETSQSPQHTIEFIMEETV; from the exons ATGTCCGAGTTAG CCATGGAGAATTCGTCCGTCTACATGTGCTTCCCCTGCTACCAGGAGTTTAACACCCTGGAAGAGGTCCTCAAGCACCAGTTGACATGCACTGCTGGCGATGAACAGCCCGACACATCTGGAACCAACGCCGTCACCGTCCCGGTGCTGCAGACACAG CaacatataataaatatatcaaAGACAGATGCACTCCCACAGATTGAAGTTCAAGCAGAAGAGCCGTCTGTGCAGGCTGTTGAAAGTGCTCCCCCTGAGGATGAAGTCAGCACATCGTCAGATCAGCCCAGGATCCTCTACCAGTGTGGGGATTGTGATGAACTTTTCAAAAGCCTTGTACTTTGGCAGCAGCACCGTAAAGAAGGGGCATGTCAGCAGTCTGACATGTCTGAGAACAAGTCAAAACCAGATTCAGAAACTATGCCAGAGACCTCCTCAGTCCAGAGTGCAACCTTACCTTTATATTCAGTCGCTGAACCCTCTTTCTCACAGCATGAAACTAACAAAAATATCAATTCAGACGCAGTTGAAAAAGCTTTGCATGAGCTGGAGCAGCAGGAAGGTACAGAGACCACTTCATCTCAGAGCTCTGATCCTCCTATTTCTGAGGTAGTTTCAGTCTCAAATCCAGATGAGTCGTCACCTAAGAGAAGAGGGGCAAACAAAAAGCCAAAGCCTGAACCTGTGCTTTTGTGCGTGGACTGCGGCTCGTGCTTCGGCCTGGTGTCAGAGCTAGTGGCTCACCGCAAGACCCAGCACGGCTTTGAGGAAGCTCTGCACCGCTGCTCCGTGTGTGGGGAAAGCTTCCTAAATACCACTCTCTTCCTCTATCACCGAaaacagcaccgacagaagggCGAGGAAAAGGTGGTAGAGGTTACGGAAATGACTTCAGAGGTTTTTACTCAGAGCAATGGCGCAGATCAGCGGGACCACGGTGCACCTCCTGCCTCCGCCAGTGTTGACACCACTTTCACACAGCCCGAGCTGTTCGTCTGCACCCTTTGTCTTCAGAGCTTTAGCGACGAGGGAGGGCTGGTTGCACATCGTAAGCAGAAGCACAACCTTAATGAGCCGCTACACACGTGTGCCCACTGTGATTTGAGCTTCATGAACACCACCCAGTACCTGTATCATTGGCGGCAGCACCGCTTCATGCCAGTGACAGAGGTGGCTGATGGGGCGGAAGCTGGTGGTGAAACAGCCACCACCAAACCTCAGGATAGCCCACAGAGCACAAAGCGACTGCTTTCCTCACCTGGTTCGGCTGGTGAATCAGGTTCCCCCCTTCCTAAGAGAAGCAGGCCTTCCTTCAGAATCCTGAGTGCTAATGCACTCAAAG GAAACAAGAGTTCAGATATTAAAGAAGAATTAGAGGCCAACACTGGTGCAGACTCGGACAACACCAATCACCCTCCACCTGCCAAGCTGCTACAGGACTGGGCTCGAACACCACTCCCGCACGTGTGCCCGTACTGTGGCAAAACCTTCACGAGACGCGTCTTCCTCCGCACGCACGTCTACAGCCACACCGGAGAAAAACTTTTCACCTGCAAG GTCTGCACAAAGTCCTTCACCAACTCGCAGAGCCTGCTGCGCCACAGCATGAGCCACACGGGCAACAAGCCCTTCAGCTGTGATGTCTGTGGCAAAAACTTCTCCCAGGCAGCCACCCTGAAGAGACACCAACGCATTCACACATCGACACTACCTCGCCGCAAGCGTGGCCGCAAACCG GTGTGCAGTTTGGACAACGAAGGAGCTGCTCATCTCTTCCCTTGTCCTAACTGTCCTTCACGCTTCAACACCGAGGATCAGCTCAACCATCACAA ATTGTTGCACACCAGCCACCCCTTCCCTTGTGCCGAATGTGGAGAGGCCTTCAAACGTAGGAAAGACCTGGACCTGCACTCCCTCATACATCAGG ACAAGCAGCCAGCGACATGCCCTCACTGCTCATCCCAGTTTATCAACCAATCAGTGCTGGAAATCCATCTGCAGCGTTGTCCTACTACCGAAGAGGAGAAGAATACCGGTCGTGGGAGGGGCCAGGGCCGAGGACGCTGCACTGGACAG ATTGAGTGTGACCTTTGTGGACACCGTTGCATGACCCAAGAGGGCCTCGACCTTCATCGTTTATCCCACACAGGCCAGACACCTCTCAAATGCCCAGTGAGGCCATGCCGCCGCCGATTTATCTCCAACAGTGCCCTGGAGGAGCATGTGCTGGCGCATTTTCAAGGAACGCTCAGCAAGTCCAAAAACCGACCCCGCTTCCGTTGTCAGATTTGCCACAAGGAATTTGCCTATAATTCCACCTTCAACGTTCATATGAGGACACACACTGATGAGAGGCCCTTTGAG TGCGCCACATGTGGTAAGCGCTTCCGCCAGCTGCCCCATCTGCAGGATCACGAGCGCATCCACAGCGGTGTGCGGCCTTTCTGCTGCTGGATTTGCGGCAAGAGCTTCAGCGTCGCCGCTCGTCTCACCGAGCACGCCCGCACCCACAGCGGCGAGAAGCCTTACCCATGCCCTCACTGTCCCGCTGCCTTTCGGTCTCGTTCCAACCTGGATAAACACATCCGACTGCACGGGGACCTGCCTCCGGAAACAGCGGAGCAGGTGGTTAATGCAGCTGAAGCTGCTCAAGTCCAGAAGGTGCTGGAGGGAGCCAAAGCACTGTCATCTTTAGCCACCGTGGAAGAGGTCGAATCTGGCTCTGTGCAGACCATTTACGTGCTGCAGGGAGCTGAAGGGACTACCGAGACCGTAATGATCCCATCTGATCAACTCAGCAGTTTAGAGGGAGCGTCGCAGGTTGTCATTCTGCCCTCCTCTGTCCTGGGAACTCAGGCCATCACTGTTCCCACCATCACCATGGACGGGAGTGAAATCACCATGGTGGAGACGAGCCAGTCACCACAGCATACCATTGAGTTCATTATGGAGGAGACTGTTTGA
- the znf574 gene encoding zinc finger protein 574 isoform X2, with amino-acid sequence MENSSVYMCFPCYQEFNTLEEVLKHQLTCTAGDEQPDTSGTNAVTVPVLQTQQHIINISKTDALPQIEVQAEEPSVQAVESAPPEDEVSTSSDQPRILYQCGDCDELFKSLVLWQQHRKEGACQQSDMSENKSKPDSETMPETSSVQSATLPLYSVAEPSFSQHETNKNINSDAVEKALHELEQQEGTETTSSQSSDPPISEVVSVSNPDESSPKRRGANKKPKPEPVLLCVDCGSCFGLVSELVAHRKTQHGFEEALHRCSVCGESFLNTTLFLYHRKQHRQKGEEKVVEVTEMTSEVFTQSNGADQRDHGAPPASASVDTTFTQPELFVCTLCLQSFSDEGGLVAHRKQKHNLNEPLHTCAHCDLSFMNTTQYLYHWRQHRFMPVTEVADGAEAGGETATTKPQDSPQSTKRLLSSPGSAGESGSPLPKRSRPSFRILSANALKGNKSSDIKEELEANTGADSDNTNHPPPAKLLQDWARTPLPHVCPYCGKTFTRRVFLRTHVYSHTGEKLFTCKVCTKSFTNSQSLLRHSMSHTGNKPFSCDVCGKNFSQAATLKRHQRIHTSTLPRRKRGRKPVCSLDNEGAAHLFPCPNCPSRFNTEDQLNHHKLLHTSHPFPCAECGEAFKRRKDLDLHSLIHQDKQPATCPHCSSQFINQSVLEIHLQRCPTTEEEKNTGRGRGQGRGRCTGQIECDLCGHRCMTQEGLDLHRLSHTGQTPLKCPVRPCRRRFISNSALEEHVLAHFQGTLSKSKNRPRFRCQICHKEFAYNSTFNVHMRTHTDERPFECATCGKRFRQLPHLQDHERIHSGVRPFCCWICGKSFSVAARLTEHARTHSGEKPYPCPHCPAAFRSRSNLDKHIRLHGDLPPETAEQVVNAAEAAQVQKVLEGAKALSSLATVEEVESGSVQTIYVLQGAEGTTETVMIPSDQLSSLEGASQVVILPSSVLGTQAITVPTITMDGSEITMVETSQSPQHTIEFIMEETV; translated from the exons ATGGAGAATTCGTCCGTCTACATGTGCTTCCCCTGCTACCAGGAGTTTAACACCCTGGAAGAGGTCCTCAAGCACCAGTTGACATGCACTGCTGGCGATGAACAGCCCGACACATCTGGAACCAACGCCGTCACCGTCCCGGTGCTGCAGACACAG CaacatataataaatatatcaaAGACAGATGCACTCCCACAGATTGAAGTTCAAGCAGAAGAGCCGTCTGTGCAGGCTGTTGAAAGTGCTCCCCCTGAGGATGAAGTCAGCACATCGTCAGATCAGCCCAGGATCCTCTACCAGTGTGGGGATTGTGATGAACTTTTCAAAAGCCTTGTACTTTGGCAGCAGCACCGTAAAGAAGGGGCATGTCAGCAGTCTGACATGTCTGAGAACAAGTCAAAACCAGATTCAGAAACTATGCCAGAGACCTCCTCAGTCCAGAGTGCAACCTTACCTTTATATTCAGTCGCTGAACCCTCTTTCTCACAGCATGAAACTAACAAAAATATCAATTCAGACGCAGTTGAAAAAGCTTTGCATGAGCTGGAGCAGCAGGAAGGTACAGAGACCACTTCATCTCAGAGCTCTGATCCTCCTATTTCTGAGGTAGTTTCAGTCTCAAATCCAGATGAGTCGTCACCTAAGAGAAGAGGGGCAAACAAAAAGCCAAAGCCTGAACCTGTGCTTTTGTGCGTGGACTGCGGCTCGTGCTTCGGCCTGGTGTCAGAGCTAGTGGCTCACCGCAAGACCCAGCACGGCTTTGAGGAAGCTCTGCACCGCTGCTCCGTGTGTGGGGAAAGCTTCCTAAATACCACTCTCTTCCTCTATCACCGAaaacagcaccgacagaagggCGAGGAAAAGGTGGTAGAGGTTACGGAAATGACTTCAGAGGTTTTTACTCAGAGCAATGGCGCAGATCAGCGGGACCACGGTGCACCTCCTGCCTCCGCCAGTGTTGACACCACTTTCACACAGCCCGAGCTGTTCGTCTGCACCCTTTGTCTTCAGAGCTTTAGCGACGAGGGAGGGCTGGTTGCACATCGTAAGCAGAAGCACAACCTTAATGAGCCGCTACACACGTGTGCCCACTGTGATTTGAGCTTCATGAACACCACCCAGTACCTGTATCATTGGCGGCAGCACCGCTTCATGCCAGTGACAGAGGTGGCTGATGGGGCGGAAGCTGGTGGTGAAACAGCCACCACCAAACCTCAGGATAGCCCACAGAGCACAAAGCGACTGCTTTCCTCACCTGGTTCGGCTGGTGAATCAGGTTCCCCCCTTCCTAAGAGAAGCAGGCCTTCCTTCAGAATCCTGAGTGCTAATGCACTCAAAG GAAACAAGAGTTCAGATATTAAAGAAGAATTAGAGGCCAACACTGGTGCAGACTCGGACAACACCAATCACCCTCCACCTGCCAAGCTGCTACAGGACTGGGCTCGAACACCACTCCCGCACGTGTGCCCGTACTGTGGCAAAACCTTCACGAGACGCGTCTTCCTCCGCACGCACGTCTACAGCCACACCGGAGAAAAACTTTTCACCTGCAAG GTCTGCACAAAGTCCTTCACCAACTCGCAGAGCCTGCTGCGCCACAGCATGAGCCACACGGGCAACAAGCCCTTCAGCTGTGATGTCTGTGGCAAAAACTTCTCCCAGGCAGCCACCCTGAAGAGACACCAACGCATTCACACATCGACACTACCTCGCCGCAAGCGTGGCCGCAAACCG GTGTGCAGTTTGGACAACGAAGGAGCTGCTCATCTCTTCCCTTGTCCTAACTGTCCTTCACGCTTCAACACCGAGGATCAGCTCAACCATCACAA ATTGTTGCACACCAGCCACCCCTTCCCTTGTGCCGAATGTGGAGAGGCCTTCAAACGTAGGAAAGACCTGGACCTGCACTCCCTCATACATCAGG ACAAGCAGCCAGCGACATGCCCTCACTGCTCATCCCAGTTTATCAACCAATCAGTGCTGGAAATCCATCTGCAGCGTTGTCCTACTACCGAAGAGGAGAAGAATACCGGTCGTGGGAGGGGCCAGGGCCGAGGACGCTGCACTGGACAG ATTGAGTGTGACCTTTGTGGACACCGTTGCATGACCCAAGAGGGCCTCGACCTTCATCGTTTATCCCACACAGGCCAGACACCTCTCAAATGCCCAGTGAGGCCATGCCGCCGCCGATTTATCTCCAACAGTGCCCTGGAGGAGCATGTGCTGGCGCATTTTCAAGGAACGCTCAGCAAGTCCAAAAACCGACCCCGCTTCCGTTGTCAGATTTGCCACAAGGAATTTGCCTATAATTCCACCTTCAACGTTCATATGAGGACACACACTGATGAGAGGCCCTTTGAG TGCGCCACATGTGGTAAGCGCTTCCGCCAGCTGCCCCATCTGCAGGATCACGAGCGCATCCACAGCGGTGTGCGGCCTTTCTGCTGCTGGATTTGCGGCAAGAGCTTCAGCGTCGCCGCTCGTCTCACCGAGCACGCCCGCACCCACAGCGGCGAGAAGCCTTACCCATGCCCTCACTGTCCCGCTGCCTTTCGGTCTCGTTCCAACCTGGATAAACACATCCGACTGCACGGGGACCTGCCTCCGGAAACAGCGGAGCAGGTGGTTAATGCAGCTGAAGCTGCTCAAGTCCAGAAGGTGCTGGAGGGAGCCAAAGCACTGTCATCTTTAGCCACCGTGGAAGAGGTCGAATCTGGCTCTGTGCAGACCATTTACGTGCTGCAGGGAGCTGAAGGGACTACCGAGACCGTAATGATCCCATCTGATCAACTCAGCAGTTTAGAGGGAGCGTCGCAGGTTGTCATTCTGCCCTCCTCTGTCCTGGGAACTCAGGCCATCACTGTTCCCACCATCACCATGGACGGGAGTGAAATCACCATGGTGGAGACGAGCCAGTCACCACAGCATACCATTGAGTTCATTATGGAGGAGACTGTTTGA